The proteins below are encoded in one region of Gammaproteobacteria bacterium:
- a CDS encoding class I SAM-dependent methyltransferase encodes MMDRITEPELMDDAAQARAYATADFEQAHSEIMRHFTRCLAAHPPAVDGGADGAFDAVDLGCGDADIAVRLAKLHRRARVAAVDGAREMLRHAQRRIDAAGVGERVRTALAVLPQMPLPERACDVIISNSLLHHLHDPQVLWRTARRLGKPGACVFIADLSRPDNPAQVEALVKRHAANEDPILQRDFHNSLLAAFTPAEVENQLQEAGLGHFAVCTIDDHHLTVCGALEV; translated from the coding sequence ATGATGGACAGAATCACCGAACCGGAACTGATGGACGACGCCGCGCAGGCGCGCGCCTACGCCACCGCCGACTTTGAGCAGGCGCACTCGGAAATCATGCGCCATTTCACGCGCTGCCTGGCCGCGCACCCGCCCGCCGTTGACGGCGGCGCCGACGGCGCCTTCGACGCCGTGGACCTCGGCTGCGGCGACGCCGACATCGCCGTGCGGCTGGCGAAACTCCACCGCCGCGCGCGCGTTGCCGCAGTGGACGGCGCGCGCGAAATGCTGCGCCACGCGCAACGGCGGATTGACGCGGCGGGCGTCGGCGAGCGCGTGCGCACGGCGCTGGCGGTGCTGCCGCAGATGCCGCTGCCGGAGCGCGCCTGCGATGTCATCATCTCAAACAGCCTGCTGCACCACCTGCACGACCCGCAGGTGCTGTGGCGCACGGCGCGCCGCCTCGGCAAACCCGGCGCCTGCGTCTTCATCGCCGACCTGTCGCGCCCGGACAACCCGGCGCAGGTCGAGGCGCTGGTCAAACGCCACGCCGCCAACGAAGACCCGATTTTGCAGCGCGACTTCCACAACTCGCTGCTGGCGGCCTTCACGCCGGCGGAGGTGGAAAACCAGTTGCAGGAGGCGGGGCTTGGCCACTTCGCCGTGTGCACAATAGACGACCACCACCTGACCGTCTGCGGCGCGCTTGAAGTCTGA